One Solanum lycopersicum chromosome 2, SLM_r2.1 genomic region harbors:
- the LOC138341959 gene encoding uncharacterized protein produces the protein MASSLRDFTQMNPPTFYGSKVEEDPQEFINKVYKILLAMGLSTSEKAGLATYQLKDMDQAWEMREAKVADFINLHQGGMSVHEYSLKYTKLSKYTPSLISDPKDETSLFVMWVSDDLQEECHSPMLHDNMKISRLMVHAKHVEEKRDKRNSRDSKRERSFEGGSSKNRIEIQDKSRFKKRVSSQVSSKFSKSSGNRVSNPKFKKIKVYNSPTDKRTCGKCGKKHYGDCLKGTDNYFCFGKIAHKVRDFPNVRVQHKGSGQAQASGSN, from the exons ATGGCTTCCagtctaagggacttcactcaaatgaaccctcctaccttctacgggtctaaggttgaggaagacccccaagaattcatcaataaaGTCTATAAGATACTCTTGGCTATGGGGTTGTCCACAAGTGAGAAGGCCGGGTTGGctacttatcaactcaaggacatGGATCAAGCATG GGAGATGAGGGAAGCTAAAGTTGCGgatttcatcaaccttcaccaaggaggtatgagtgttcatgaatactctttgaaatacACTAAATTGTCGAAATATACTCCTTCATTGATTTCCGATCCTAAAGATGAAACGAGCCTCTTTGTGATGTGGGTGTCAGATGATTtgcaagaggagtgtcattcgCCTATgttacatgacaacatgaaaatttctcgtcttatggtgcatgccAAGCATGTGGAAGAGAAAAGAGATAAGAGGAACAGTAGAGATTCCAAGAGGGAAAGATCGTTTGAaggaggttcttcaaagaataggattgagatacaagacaagtCTAGGTTTAAGAAGCGGGTTTCAAGTCAAGTTTCTTCCAAGTTCTCTAAGTCTAGTGGtaatagggtgtctaaccctaagtttAAGAAGATAAAAGTTTATAATTCACCAACCGATAAACGAACTTGTGGAAAATGTGGCAAGAAGCACTACGGTGATTGCCTTAAGGGGACGGACAACTATTTTTGTTTTGGTAAAATTGCGCATAAGGTTAGGGATTTCCCTAATGTGAGGGTTCAAcacaagggtagtggtcaagctcaagcaagtggttctaattag